The Xylanibacillus composti region TCCTGGGAGAGTAGGACGCTGCCAGGCAACCCACGAAGCGCGACTGTTTCTCGAATGAGAGGCGGTCGCGCTTTTTGTGGTACGCACGTTTTTTGTGCTAATCGTTTATGTGCTGTTTCTTGTAGGGTTCCTTACACATTTGAACTGAAAAGCGTGCAAGAAACCGAGCAGATAACAGATCCGTACCCCATTCCGTACTCCATTATGTGTATCTGAATGCGGATGATTATGCGGTGGACGATATTGACAAACTACATATAGCAGTGATCAACATCTATAGTTCAATGGCATCTGAGGGAAAAGGCCATATACACCAGACTAAGGGGATTAGACGAGACGCAATCAACGCTTTGCACAAGCGGACATAACTTTTCTTGACAGCCTAAAACCGCTTTGCTAATATTGCACTAATATACACGGACATAGAAGGAAACGAGGAGGACTTGAGTGTGTGGGAAACCAAATTTGCCAAAGAGGGTTTGACATTTGACGATGTGTTGTTGCTGCCGGGCAGGTCGGAAGTGTTCGGCAAGGAAATCGACATTTCGACCAAGCTTGGCAAGATCAAATTGAATGTGCCTTTTGTCAGTTCTGCGATGGATACAGTCACCGAATCGAAGCTGGCGATTGCACTGGCGCGAGAAGGCGGCATAGGCATCATCCATAAGAATATGTCGATTCAGCAGCAGGCGGAAGAAGTGGATCGGGTAAAGAGATCGGAAAGCGGCGTTATTACGAACCCATTCTCCCTTACACCGGATCACCATGTTTTTGATGCAGAGGCGGTTATGGCGAAGTACCGCATTTCGGGTGTGCCAATTGTGGACGAGCATAACAAGCTGGTCGGCATTTTGACGAACCGCGATTTGAGGTTCGTTCATGACTATGCAATCAAGATTAGCGAAGTGATGACAAAGGAGAATCTGGTCACTGCGCCAGTAGGTACTACGCTGCAGCAAGCGGAGGGAATTCTGCAGCAGCATAAAATTGAGAAGCTTCCTTTGGTTGATGAGAACAATGAATTGAAGGGACTCATTACCATCAAGGATATTGAAAAGGCCATTCAGTTCCCTAATGCGGCCAAAGACGAACAAGGCCGGCTGCTTGCAGGAGCAGCGGTAGGCGTATCGAAGGACACGATGGACAGAGCGGCAGCATTGGTGGAGGCAGGCGTTGATCTGCTCGTCGTAGATTCCTCACACGGTCACCATATCAATGTATTGAATACTGTCAAGAAAATTCGCGAGGCGTATCCCGATTTGCCGATTTGTGCAGGCAACGTGGCAACCGGCGAAGGAGCAAGAGATCTTATTAAAGCGGGAGCTAGCATCATCAAGGTCGGTATAGGGCCAGGCTCAATCTGTACGACACGTGTTATCTCAGGGGTCGGCGTACCGCAAATATCTGCCGTTTATGACTGTGCTACTGTAGCGCGCGAATACGGCGTTCCGGTCATCGCTGACGGTGGCGTTAAGTATTCAGGCGACATTGTGAAGGCAATTGCCGCGGGAGCTAGCGCAGTAATGGTGGGCAGCTTGTTCGCAGGAACAGAAGAAAGTCCGGGAGAGTCCGAGATTTTCCAAGGACGCCGCTTCAAGGTATACAGAGGCATGGGTTCGCTCGGTGCAATGAAGGATGGCAGCAAGGATCGTTATTTCCAGGAAAATGAGACCAAGCTTGTTCCGGAAGGCATTGAAGGCCGGGTTCCTTACAAAGGACCACTTGCCGATATCGTCTTCCAGCTGGTCGGTGGATTGCGTTCCGGCATGGGTCTTTGCGGTACGCCGAATATCGAGTCGTTGATCAATGATGCGCAGTTCATACGCATTACGAATGCCGGTCTACGCGAAAGTCATCCTCATGATGTGCAAATTACGAAAGAGGCGCCGAACTACTCCTTATAAGTAACCGACAGACAGGCCCCTGACAAATGGGAGATCGCCTGTCTGTCTTTTTTTGCGGACGTGCCTGTGATACAATAATACGGTACTGAATAAATCCATGAGGATAGGAGAAGTGAAGGAAGTTGGCTTGGACGCGGATAAAAAAACCGGTGGTTCGACTTTGTTTGGCATCATTTTTACTTATGTATATCGGCTTTTTGTCTGTACTTGTCCCAACAGCTGAGGCAGAAGAAGCAGTTAATTTGAATCTCAATGTGGAAGCTGCTGTGTTGATTGAGGCAACGACAGGGCAAGTATTGTATCAAGTGAACAAGGATGTGCCCCGTCCGCCAGCCAGCATGGCCAAGATGATGACGGAGTACATTGTGATGGAGAGCATCAAATCCGGGAAGATTGAATGGGAGAGCCAGGTTCAGATTACCGAATACGCAGGCAGCATTGGCGGATCAGGTCAATTGCTGGCGAAAGGCGAAACCTACTCAGTCAGGGACTTGTTCCGCAACATGTCCATCTATTCAGGGAATGACGCCTCCGTAGCATTGGCAGAGTTCATCGCAGGCAGCGAGACCAACTTCGTGGAACTTATGAACCAGACGGCCCGGGAGCTTGGCATGTCGGAACAGGCGCATTTTGTCAATTCAACGGGTTTGAATAAAGAAGATTATCCGCAGGCATATGCCAATCATATTCCGAATGTGCCTGGAGAGACGCTTATGACGGCGCATGATGCGGCTTTGCTGGCACAAGCAATCGTGACCAAGCATCCAGAGGTGCTTGAATACTCCCAACAGACACGCGCTTACCAACGGGAAGGCGATGAGACATCCCCGCAGATGATCAACTGGAACAGAATGCTGGAGGGCTGGAAAGACTCCGCCTACTATGCGCAGTATGCATACGACGGACTCGATGGTCTCAAGACCGGATTCACCAACCAGGCAGGGTACTGTTTCACTGGTACGGCCGAACGCAATGGCATGCGGTTGATCAGCGTGGTAATGGGGACGGGCAGCGAGGACGAGCGGTTCCGGGAAACCCGCAAACTGCTTGATTATGGTTTCAATAACTTCGAGATGAAAACCATTATGCCAGCGAAATCGGAACTGCCTGATCTCAAAACAGTCGAAATCAAAAAAGGCAAGGAAACAGAAGTTAGTGTAGTCACTGAAACGGGCGTCACTTTCATTGTTGGGAAAGGCGAGGGAGATGACAACATTACGTTTGCTACCGAGCTTCTGCCGGAAGACGAGCGTATTGCTCCAATTGAACAGGGAGATGTACTGGGCAAACTGATTGTCACTTACAGCGGCATTACAGATGTTCAGCAGACTGTCCAATTGGTTGCGGCTGAAGATGTAGAGAAAGGAAGCTGGTTCCGCTTGTTTTTCCGAGCAATCAAGAACTTCTTCGTTGAACTGTTCGGGGGAATCAAGAATTTGTTCTAAATGAACCGTGTTGCCTATTTTAAGAGGTATGGAGTTGTGCAATGCTGAGGCATATTGTAAAATGTCTTGTTAGGAGTAAAAGCGACCAGGTGTCGCATAATGAATAGAATCGGGAGGAAATTAGGGATGCAAACGGGAACTTCAACAGTTAAACGCGGTATGGCTGAAATGCAAAAAGGCGGCGTCATCATGGACGTTATGACAGCAGAGCAGGCGAAAATTGCGGAGGCAGCAGGTGCTTCAGCAGTTATGGCCTTGGAGAAAATTCCTGCGGAGATTCGCGCCTCTGGCGGTGTAGCCAGAATGGCGGACCCGCGCGTCGTCGAAGAGGTTATGAAGGTTGTGTCGATTCCAGTCATGGCGAAGGCGCGAATTGGTCACTATGTCGAAGCGAAGATGCTGGAAGCGATGGGCGTTGACTATATCGATGAGAGTGAAGTACTAACCCCTGCTGATGAAGTGTTCCATATTAACAAGCAGGAGTTTACGGTTCCTTTTGTTTGCGGGGCGAAGGATTTGGGCGAAGCACTTCGTCGTATTGGCGAAGGCGCGTCGATGCTGCGCACGAAAGGCGAGCCGGGAACAGGCAATATCGTAGAGGCTGTTCGCCATATGCGGTTAATCCAGTCGCAAATTCGCAAGATCCAGGGCATGTCCAAGGATGAGCTGATGGCCGAAGCGAAGAATTTGGCAGCGCCGTATGATCTAATTCTTTATGTGCACGAGAATGGCAAGCTGCCTGTAGTTAATTTCGCGGCAGGTGGGGTTGCTACACCGGCTGATGCAGCGTTGATGATGCACTTGGGAGCGGACGGTGTGTTTGTCGGATCCGGAATATTCAAATCCGACAATCCGGAGAAGTTTGCAAAAGCGATCGTAGAAGCAACGACCCACTACACGGACTTTGCCCATATCGTTGAAATTTCGAAGGACTTGGGAACGCCGATGAAAGGAATTGAAATCTCCAGTCTGGATGCATCCCAGCGCATGCAGGATCGTGGCTGGTAATCGGGCATTCACACACAAAAAGAGGGAACAGACATGAAAATTGGCGTTCTGGCTCTGCAAGGGGCTGTAGCGGAGCATATTCGCATGTTGGAGAAGGCCGGAGCGGAAGGCGTTCCGGTGAAGCGTACCGAGCAGCTGAAGGACCTCCAAGGCATGATTATTCCTGGTGGAGAAAGCACAACGATCGGCAAGTTGATGCGCACGTATGGATTTATTGAGGCAATTCGTGAGTTCTCCGCGCAAGGGAAACCTGTTTTCGGCACATGTGCCGGGCTGATTGTCATTGCCAAAGACATCGAGGGACAAGAGGAAACCCATCTGGGGTTAATGGATATTAAGGTTCAGCGCAATGCATTTGGGCGTCAGCGCGAGAGCTTCGAGGCCGACTTGCCGATTCAAGGATTTAATCAATCAATCCGGGCCGTATTCATACGCGCCCCATTGATCAAAGAGGTCGGCCGCAATGTTGAGGTGCTCTGCAGTGTGAACGATGAGGTGGTGGCTGCTAGAGAGGGCCATTTGTTGGCATGCTCCTTCCATCCAGAGTTGACGGATGACAGCAGCTTGCATGAGTACTTTTTGAAGATGGTTGGAGAAGCAACTGGCCAAGCTTGACTTATTCAAGTTACGTCGGCATTAGGAGGGTTTTCAGGATGTTGGACATCAAAAGGCTGCGCACCGATATCGCCACCGTAGAACAAGCTCTCGCGAACCGGGGTGGATCAGCGGCGGAATTAGGGAATTTCACGGAGCTGGATGTTAAGCGGCGCGAGCTGCTGCAAGAGAGCGAACAACTGAAGAACCGGCGCAATACCGTGTCCCAAGAAGTCGCTAAAATGAAGAAATCCGGTGAAAATGCCGACGACTTGATCCTCGAGATGCGGCAAGTGTCTGATCGTATCAAAGGATTGGATGAAGAAATCCGCGCCATAGAAGAGCAGCTTCAGGGGATCTTGCTCACAATCCCGAATATTCCCCATGAGAGTGTACCGATTGGCGCATCGGAGGAAGATAATGTAGAGCTGCGTCAATGGGGGACGCTTCCTGAATGGAATTTTGAGCCGAGGGCCCATTGGGATCTGGCGGAGCAACTGGGCATCTTGGATTTTGAAGCAGCTGCGAAAGTGGCAGGTTCCCGGTTTGTGTTTTATCGCGGGCTGGGTGCAAGGCTTGAGCGGGCGTTGATTAATTTCATGATGGACTTGCATAGCAGCGAGCATGGTTTCGAAGAAATGCTGCCTCCGTATATGGTGAACCGGGACAGCATGACAGGTACTGGCCAGCTTCCGAAATTTGAGGAGGATGCCTTCAAGCTGACGGATACGGACTATTTCCTCGTGCCGACAGCAGAGGTGCCGGTGACCAACTATCACCGGGACGACATTTTGTCTCTTGGGGATCTGCCCAAATATTTTGTTGCATACAGTGCTTGCTTTCGTTCGGAAGCAGGCTCGGCAGGAAGAGATACACGCGGCTTAATCCGCCAGCATCAGTTCAATAAGGTAGAGCTTGTCAAGCTTGTGGCGCCGGAGCATTCGTACGAAGAACTGGAGAAGCTGACCGGCAATGCGGAACGAGTCCTGCAGCTGCTCGATTTGCCGTATCGGATCATGACGCTGTGTACAGGCGACTTGGGCTTTACGTCTGCCAAGACATACGATCTGGAAGTATGGCTGCCCAGCGCCAAGATGTACCGTGAGATTTCCTCGTGCAGCAATTTTGAAGATTTTCAAGCACGGCGGGCGAATATTCGCTTCCGCAGAGAAGCTTCCGGCAAGCCTGAATTTGTACACACCTTGAACGGTTCCGGTTTGGCCGTGGGGAGAACTGTTGCAGCGATTTTGGAGAACTATCAGCAAGAGGACGGCTCAGTCGTCATTCCAGAAGCGCTTCGCCCTTATATGGGCGGTGTGGAAGCAATTACGCCCAAGTCCAGCAAATAGACATTGCACATGAGGCGTTCGTTATGGTAAAATGCTTCTTGCATGTTGATAAAGGCTGCTTATGCAGCCTTCATATGGAGAGGTGGTCGAGTGGTTGAAGGCTCTGGTCTTGAAAACCAGCGAAGGGGTAACTCTTCCGTGGGTTCGAATCCCACCCTCTCCGCCAGTTACATAAAAAGTGCCACCCTTGGGGTGGCTTTTTTTGTGCGGGGAGGTTTAAGGGATCGAACCCACGGAAGACGTGGGGGCGTCGGAGCATGGGCATCTTTGAATGAGCATCGCAGTCTCGAAGGGACAAGCGCGCCGAAAGGTGCGTACCCGAAGAGTATCCCACCCTCTCCGCCAGTTACATAAAAAGTGCCACCCTTGGGGTGGCTTTTTTTGTGCGGGGAGGTTTAAGGGATCGAACCCACGCAATGGAGGAGGAAGGCGCAGGTACGAGTCAGACGACAGCTGTTTCCTGAGTTGACAAAGAACAAGAACAAAGATTATACTATAGACGTCCATAGAGGTATATAAACTATATAGGAAGTATTTAATGAAAAGAAAGGGTTGAAAAATCATGAAAACGTACACTCCGCAAGAAGTGGCAAAGAAAATCCAGCACACGCTCGTCACGCCAGACGCTTCAGAGAAGGATATTGCCAAAGTGGTCGAGGAATGCTTAACGTATCAGTTTGACGGGGCAATGGTGCAGCCTTGCTGGATCCCTTTTGTGAAGAAGAAGTTGGAAGGAAGCGGCGTTAAAGTTTGCACGGCACTTGGTTTTCCGATGGGCGGCATGATGACCTCGTCCAAAGTGGCTGAGGTGGTTGAAGTGTTCGATGCAGGTGCGGACGAAATCGACTTTATGCCGAATTACGGATGGTTTAAAAGCGGCAAGGAAGCGGAGTTTCAAGCCGAAATTGCTGCTGTCGTACAAGCGGCGAAGGGAAAAACGGTAAAAATAATGCTGGAATTCGGCATGTTAAACCGCGAAGAGAAAATCCGTGCTGCCACGCTGGCTAAGGAAGCAGGAGTAACTTACTTGAAGAATTCAAGCGGCTGGGGGCAGGGCGGCCACGCTACGGTCGAGGACATTGCGCTGCTTAAGGAAATTGCCAATGGAGAAGTCGGCGTGAAGGCCTCGGGCGGCATACGCAATTTCGACGCGGCTGTGAAGATTCTAAATGCAGGTGCGGAGCTAATCGGCACAAGCGGAAGTGTGAAAATTGTGACGGGAGAGGGAGAAGAGAGCAGTATTTATTAACCAGATTAATAATTGTACAGCCCCTCATTTTATAAGGAAGTGAAGATTGGCAAATCCAGCTAACTATGCTATACTTGCTACGCAAGTGCTGTAAAGGTATAGTGATATATATATACGTATAAAAGGTGAAACTCATGAAGGAATCGATTATTAATAAAACAGGGCCGGAGCCGATCTATGTACAAGTACAGAATTGGATGAGGGGAAACATCAGCTCAGGAATATGGAAAGCTAATGAGAAAATTCCTTCAGAATCCGACTTGGCCGATAAATTGCAAATCAGCAGAGGGTCCTTGAAACAAGCGATCAAGCAGCTGGTCGATGAAGGCGTTCTCTTGCAAATTCACGGCAAAGGAACCTTTGTCAAGGGCAAGCAGCTGGAATCGCCGGTAGCCGAGCGGCTCATATCTACTGCGGAATCATTGCTGGAGTCAGGGAATGAATTTACTACCCATGTTGTCAGTGTGGAGCGTGTGGCGGCATCCCAGGTTGTAGCAGAAGTGTTGAATATGCAAGAGGGGAATCAGGTATATAGGCTCCAGCGTATTCGTTATCTGGAGGAAATCCCTGTTATGTACTTGGAGAACTATTTGTCCTGCGAACGGTTTCCGGATCTGGATAGGGTCGATTTTGAAAGCGAGACGCTGTTTTCGATTATGGAACAACAATACAATAGCAAGATCCATTGGGGAAAACGTTCCTTCGTAGCGGAAGGGGCAACAAAAAGCAAGGCGGAGCTCCTGCAGATCGAAAAGGGGACGCCTATCATTTTGCTCGAGCAGGTGACCTATTCCGATCAGAGCGAGCCCCTAGAATATTCCAAGGTATGGATACGTAGCGATCAGATGAAGTTGACCTCCATCTTGCGCAGAACGTAAGCAGTCCTGGCTCGCCCGTGAGGGCGGACCAGGCTATTTTTTTATCCCCTTCCAAAGCTGCTCGGCGTAACGCTTCATTTGCAATGCGGATTGCCAGCGGTCAGAGGTCTCCACGAAAGCGCCGCTGCGATGTTGGGTAATGGCATAGTCCGGCGGACCGAATTCGCAAACAAATGGCAGGAAGGAGCCGGGTGAGGCAGATTCAAGCCAATGCCGCATGCCTTGCTCCCACCAGCGAGTAAAATGATTCAGCATAGGGTGCCGCAGGGCCTCGTTCATGTCCAGCTGGATTTGTTGGCCATTCGAGATTCTGCCATGAATGCTGGCGGTCTGGCGCAGCAGCGGCTCAAAGTAAGGGTCAATGTCCGCAACGTTGCGATGAATCTCACCAGCCAAAACATAATGTGAAAAATCTATAGTTAGCTGCAATTGCGGCAATTGGTTCACGTACGCAATAGTGCGGAGCAAGTCTTGTGTAATGCGGCCGCGATGCGTCTCGACAAAGAACGGAATGCCGGCAGTGTCGGCTTGTTCGACAATCTGTGTCAGCAGGGAGATTGCCTGTTCGCCGGTTACAAAAGAAGTAGACACCTGCGCGTTGATATAGTCCACGCCGAAATCAACGGCACGAGCCAAGTAATCCTTGGCCTCCTCCGGGTTATGGATGAACGCTTCGATCCCAAACCGCAGCTGGTATGCATCAAGCTTCTGTCTCCAAGCAGTTCGTTCCTCCGCAGAAGGGAGTCTGCCCAGTATGCCTTGGAAGCCTGCAGCATGGATGCGCTCGATCTTCTCCTCAAACGACCATTCCCCCTTCTCGTCGCCCACTTGTCTCATGGCCCACCAAGACTGATGAACTTCCATTTCCTTCATTTTATCTCCTCCAAAATACGTATATAGAGGTATATTATCAATCATAAACATATAAATCAATGACACGGATCAAAAATATGCGAAATAGGATTGACAAATAGCCACGACGAAATTATTATACATATGAGACGTATATAAAGGTATATAAACAACATGGTAATACTATAATTATCATGATTATAATTGTTAGGAGTGATCGACATCATGACGGAAACGCATTACTTAACCGGTAACGCCAGGGGCACCTTTATGCGGCAAGACACGGCCGTGATGCTGAAGCGGTTTTATTTGATCGAGCAGGCAAGCATTATCGGGCAGGCAGGATGGCTGCCGGCAATTCCATATTTCGAAATGAAAACGCTTATTCCCAAAATGCTCTGGGAAGATGCCATGACTGCTGATATGCTGCGCAAGCGGGTCATTGAACTGCGCTTCCCGAGCCGCATGCTGGAAGTCGGCACAGACCAGCCGCTTGTAGACTATATTCGTTCGTGCTATCTGGCACCGAACGCCATTGCCTTCATGATGGTAATGTCCAGATTAATCAAGCCCGCTCTGCGCTCCGCCTATCAAACCTACTTGAATGTGGCGGACGAGATCGGGGACGGACCTACTTATCGCTTCCTTCGCGTGGCAATAGAAGAGAAAACTCGGCATATCGACATCCTGGAGAAATTCCTGGCTTCCGTCATAGGCGATGTGCCGCAGGAGGAAGTGGAAAAAGCGGACGCCTGGATCAAGCAACAGGATCTCTGGCTGCAGAAAGTCGGGGGATTCGGACTGGATGCTCCGAATGCGATTGCCATTGAGCCTCTGACCGGCAAGTACGAGCCGGCGGAAGTTCCGGCAAGAGAAGACAGCTTTCGGAAGGTTCGCTTCTATTGGCCGGATATCGTAGATCCTGCATTCCCGTACGGTACTGGCATGCAGCTTCAGCTACGAAGCGCAGTCAGTCACTTTAACGAAGTGTGGGCGGTAGAGACAGGAGGCTTTATCTTGTACAGCTTCGCAGAAGAGCTGGGATGGTCGTTTGTGTTTGACGCTGCCCGGTGGGTATATGACGAAAGCCGGCATGTACGGATGGGCTATGATCGTCTGGTCTCATGGGGATATGAGGATGACGAGCTGCCATTGGGCACTTACATTTATGATTCATCCAAGGGACACGATCCTATCTATCGCTTGGGCATGCTGTTTTATTTCGAATCGAAAAACATCGGCAAGAAAATCGACCGAATTAAAAATTTCGAACGGATGCAGGATCGCATGAGTCAGCATGATATGGATTTCGACTGGGCGGACGAGACCATTCATACGGGCTATGGCAAAACGTGGTTGTCGCAAGTGCTGAAAAACAGAGGCCAGGACCCCGATGATTACAGTCATGTCAAAGACGAATGCGAGCGTCTTGTAAGACGTGTAGTGGAATCTGTCTCCGAAGAGGAGATTGAGGAAATCAAGCAGATTGCCAACCACATGATCACCAAACAATCTCAATAATAGACGATACATCAGGGCAAGGGGGATCGACCAATGGGCAGTAGAGCACGCGTAACGGTAATAGGAAGCTACAATGTAGGTCTCGTTGTGAATGCAGAACGATTGCCTGCATGGGGGGAGACCCTGTTTGGCAACGGATTTTGCGAGAGTCCGGGAGGCAAGGGGTCGAATCAGGCAGTAGCCGCGTCGAGGCTTGGCGGAGAAGTAAGATTTATTGGAAGCGTCGGTACGGATCGGTATGGCGATGACGCCATCAGCATGCTGAAGAAAGAGCAAATCGATCTGACGTATCTGAAAAGAACAGGTGCATCCATGACAGGAGTAGGGTTTGTTTTTTTGAACAAGGAAGGCGACAACTGCATCGTTGTGGATCCCGGCGCCAATCTTGAACTCATGCCCGAAGATATTGATAACGCGGCGGAAGCAATCGAACAGTCGGATGTCATCTTGTTTCAGCTCGAATCCAGTCTGGATACTGTCCGGTATGGACTGAAAACCGCCCGGGAAAAAGGAAAGGTGACCATCCTGAACCCGGCGCCTGCCCAAAAAAGATTGGACGATTTGCTGCCTTACGCAACATACGTGACTCCGAACGAGACAGAGTTAAAGATTATGAGCGGACTGCCGCCAGAGCAGAGGCTCACCGATGATGATTGCATTCAGCTCGGGCGCAGCATTATTTCGAAAGGACCGGAAGCTGTTATTGTGACAATGGGCGAGCGTGGAGCGCTGGTCATTCTTGAAGAAACTTCCTATCTGCTGCCTTCCGTTCCGGTTGCTGCGGTGGATACAACAGGCGCCGGAGATTCGTTCAATGCCGCACTGGCTGTTTCGCTGGCGGAAGGCAAGCCGTTGCAAGAGGCAGCTGCGTATGCTTGTGCGGTTGGCGCGTATACGGTAACTGGCAAAGAGGTTATTCCGGCTCTGCCTACAAGGGAGCAGGTGGAGTTATTTCTTGCTGAGCGCAAGGAGATGTCCCATGAGCGAAGCTGAATTGTTGAGGATGGATGATATTTGCAAGTCGTTCGGCCCTAATGTCATCCTCAAAGATGTCCATTTCACACTTCTGTCCGGGCAAGTACATGCGCTGCTGGGGGCGAACGGCGCGGGGAAGTCTACGCTGATGAAGATCATATCCGGCGTATATACTCTGGATTCGGGATCGGTGACCGTTCAGGGCAAGCAGGTTAGCATTCAGTCGCCTGCGGATGCGAAGCGGCACGGCATCAGCATTATTCACCAGGAGCTCAGCCTCGTGCCCGAGATGACGGTAGCTGAAAATATTTATCTGGGCAAAGAAGCCAGCGCCAATGCTGCGGGCATGTTTTTCTCTAAGGGCAGGCTGGAAGCATGCACAGAAAAGCTTCTGGGGAAGTACGGAATTCCGCTTGATCCGCGGGCAAGGGTACGTGACTTGTCGATTGGACACCAACAGCTGGTGGAGATCATGAAAGCGGTGTCAGATGAATCAAACATACTTATTATGGACGAGCCCACAGCGACATTGACAACAGGCGAGACCGAA contains the following coding sequences:
- the rbsK gene encoding ribokinase, giving the protein MGSRARVTVIGSYNVGLVVNAERLPAWGETLFGNGFCESPGGKGSNQAVAASRLGGEVRFIGSVGTDRYGDDAISMLKKEQIDLTYLKRTGASMTGVGFVFLNKEGDNCIVVDPGANLELMPEDIDNAAEAIEQSDVILFQLESSLDTVRYGLKTAREKGKVTILNPAPAQKRLDDLLPYATYVTPNETELKIMSGLPPEQRLTDDDCIQLGRSIISKGPEAVIVTMGERGALVILEETSYLLPSVPVAAVDTTGAGDSFNAALAVSLAEGKPLQEAAAYACAVGAYTVTGKEVIPALPTREQVELFLAERKEMSHERS